Within the Thalassophryne amazonica chromosome 19, fThaAma1.1, whole genome shotgun sequence genome, the region CGGCTTATTGATCGTCGCTTGACAGAGTCAAAACACAAGCACGTGTATCCTGTTTTAGTTTCTTCATTTGGGGTTAAGTTTGGTACCAAAGCTAAAGATGGATTTGTGGTCTGATTTTTATCTGTCGATGGCGGTTGACCCATTAGTCGTGAAACTCCAACCTCTACTGAGGGCTTTTCTGCATCTGGTGTTTGTTGCTTCTTTACCACAAGCTCTGAGCCTGTAAGGAATATTCTTAGTGCTGCTTTTAAAAATCCCAGCAAGGTCATGGCGGTGTGTAAAAAGGCGACGGGGTTAGCTGAGGTTCATAAGGTTATTTCACTTTAGGTTGGAGCAGAAGTCACAGGACACACAGAATGTGTGTATGAGCAGAAACGCGTCGGCCTGCGCCCATCGGAACGCCACAGCTGTGAAGCTGCCAAACAGGGGTCAGCGGGTGTTGATGTGGTCAGAGCAGGTGGCAGCCCTATAAAGTGCACCGGAGCCTCTGGACCCCCACACTGCGGTCCAACACGCAGCAGCACCCTTCCCACCCAGTCCTAGCGGAGCCTGCATGCTTTCCACATGCGTCATCACGAAGGCCTCCTCCTTCTAGTTCCCCGATCCCGAATAAACCACCAAGGCTATCCCTCGGCAAAGGAAAATATTATTCCCCCTCTGCAAAAACCCGGCAAGTGAAATGTGGTCTCATCTGACGGAGCGACACAACCTTTTGCATGTGAATTGCATAATTGTTATGGTTCGCGAGAACTAAAGCCCTTAATTCGTACCACATGAAGAATCTGTCACTCTGTATTTCAGCATAAAATGGAGACAGATTTCCAGACACAGTGTGTTTTTAAGCACGGAAGATTCCTTTCTGTCGTCCCTGACATTTCAGGACCAGAGAGGAGGagtagatgatgatgatggaaaaCATGGCTTGATTCAGTGTCAGCATTTGTCTTTAATAATTCATGCCCACTCCCTGTTTTACAGAGTGGCATGGTATGAAGATGGCAGGTTGCTTCTGATTTTAGCCACAGTGTGTATTGTTTTACCACTGTCACTATTGCCTAAAATTGGTAAGCATGCACTTGAAGACAGGAGGCATCTAGGTTTGCTGCCCTTACATGGTTTGACTACGATATCTTATAAGCTCTGACTCTGTCTTTCTCCTCCAGGCTTTCTGGGTTACACGAGCAGCCTCGCCTTCTTCTTCATGCTGTACTTTGCAATTGTGGTATGCGATAAAATGCACCGCCAGTCATTTAAAATTTCTGTTGTTGACCAGCTGTCACGTTCTAGGTTGTGATCAAGAAATGGTCCATCCCCTGCCCACTGCAGCACAATGTGACGACATTTTCAAGTACCTACCAGGTAAAAAAAAGAACTTACATAGTTCTCATGTAAGCTACAAGAGAAATCTGCTAATATAACATAATTTGCTGTGATTTAAGGGTTCTTGCATAaatggagggttttttttgttagttttttgctAGTAAGCCACATCCATGTCAGTTTAACTGCAAACTGTGCCCTTCAGTATTAAATTAAAGGGAAGAGGGTTCCTGACCCATTCATCCCATCGGAATTAGCACCTCATATCTCAAAAGTATTGTTAACTACAATATTTTATTGGGGGTTTTTTGGGTTTACACAATACTAGAATTAAAAACTCAATACAATACTCAGGAATCATCTCCAATACCATGGGGgcaaaaaaatgtgtaaaaaaatgaataGGCATATTTTTTAAGAAAGATTAGAACAATACAAACAATAACATCAATGACAACAATATTTTAAGGTGTCTGATGAAGTGCAAAGCAAAAATACGGTAACAACTGTTAAACAGACAACTGACAAATATTTTGTCGtatctttcaactcatgcaaatattcttttcattttgaacaaatggaaaacattcattatttgtattatatggcAGCAAAATAACTCCACGGCATTTGATATTTTACTAAAAATGCAACAAGTGTTCTTTCCCGCTAAGAGCAAAGTAGCACTCGCTAAAAGTTCAGCAGTATGTGTGGGGCACACGTCTGCTTTCCCCAATCCAACAAAAAATTCCAATAGGAATCttcttcatctgacagcactTATACGACTGCTAAAGATGTCCCCGTGAACACTACggcttatggcgtagtggatttAGAGTCCTCCTATCATGagtacatttttacaaaaaagttGTGGAGACTTTCAGTGGAGCAAAAACTGTGGAACAACGATGCACGGCAAATAGAATGAAAAATGCATGGTACCTGTTGTCAGTTATacaataataatgaatgaataataatgaatgtcACATGGTATACAATCtactaatcaaatgacaaggatctatttagatgtcatataatgtgtgtgtgtgtggggggcacaAAAAAAGCATGAGTATGAAGAATTTTGCACACTTGGAAGTCACAGTTTTGCTTTTTTGACAATCCTGGCGTCTCTGTACAAAATGCTCTGTGTTGTTGAAAGTTCCTGCTGGTTACCAGAGTATGTTTaagacttttattgtgaaatgtcaAAACAGAAGACCCATATGTTTCCTTTGTGCTGTATTTGAATGTAAAAGAAGCTCTTCTAAGTGGTgacaaaaatgaagaaaaaacacagaaatggctgcaaaaaaaaccccaaaaacaaaatcacagtCAGTTCTGTGGAATTAAATCAGGTACAGAATGAATGATGTTGACCTAAAACACATCATTTGTTAAGACTTCCATGcagtttcttttttaaattgacaGTGTTTTTTTCTGTACAGATGTATTCCCCTACAAAATCAACCAAATGTTGCAGAATGAGTCATTCTTTCCAAATAGAGCTGTTCCTGTTCAAGTTATATGGTTTGAATTCCTGTATTTTTTCCCCCTGTTGCATTATATAATGCAGGCTAAAATAATATTGCAGTGTCAGCTTTTTACTAACATTCTGCAGCCATACAGAAAATATGTCAACATTTCAGGTCAGCTCAGCCGTGCACTCATGGCTGCAACATTAAGAGGAAAAGCCCGGAGATTGAGTTTACCGATTGAGTCGTCTGTGGTTGATGAGGACCAGAGAAGGCAGCACAGAGCTGCGTATGGTCACCGCAGACAGTCCTGAGGGGGAAGGAAGCTCAGGTGACCTCGCCTCAGCCTGGAAATGAACTCTGACCTTTAGGAATTATACTACCCGTACTATGAGTGAAGATCTGGCATGGGTTAACTTTAACTCGCTGTTTTCCTTTCAGTACTTTAGCCAGCTGGTGGAATTCAGCTTAACCCTGCAGCCATCTCCTCTGCAGAAAATAACACGTCCTTccttctttctgtttttgtttgtccaGATATCAAATTCCTCTGACTCAGAATGTACACCCAAACTCTTTGTCATCTCCAGTAAGGTATGCAGACGAAGCCAGCGGTTTTTCTCTGCGCTGCATGAGGCACCAGTGACGCATTGTTGAAAGCCGGTTTGCTGCAGTTGTTTGACTTTGGTGACATGTTCCACTCTTTAGCTTTGATGAATTGACTTGTATGAAGGGAGCCGCTACCTACTGTGCAGCTGcaactcacatgcacacacatacacacacacacacacacacacacacacacacacacacacacacacacacacacacacacacacacacacacacactgcactgtgAAGGCCATAAGTACAAACGTGGAGTTCAGATTGCACAAAGCAAgtgttggtttattttgtttttcctccccaaAACTTGATGTTCTCGTCAGCCTAGCACATAATCAGGTAATGTACAGCAATCTGCAAAATGGTTTAGGTACCGTACATTTAAAATAATATCTCTAAACTTTATGGACTGTATATTTAAGCATATATTGCATCAGGTAAAGTATgtacatttagggaataaccctgttgtgtctggtgatttgcggacgttaatgctggattttacagttgcaaattgagtttaaCGCGTCATCTGTAAAACAGCTATttgcgaccataatccagcattaatgtccgcagatcatcagacacaagggggttattcccatttgaATCCAATTCCAACATTTGAATGGATCTatgtccaccactgaaggctacatcttaatccgcataataatgttatgcagacaaagggtgtggtcgggTCATCAAAGCTTAGCATGGTAACAGCGTCTTCatcccaaactggaaattctgtgtgcagaatccacatcactactttcgtatggtatcttaaattaatccatttcggTGTTGTTGCTccgccagttgtttttttttttttcttgttgttgttcttcttcttcgtgtttaatggtggttggcaccctctcactctcagctgacagcgccattattgacatctgcgtagcaacgcgTGCGGACAGGGTGCggagtaacacattaaatgtgaaactctTTTATTATTTTGCTACCGTttatgtgatattttatggtctgaaatctcacatgattaacaaaTCAGATTTGCAAAAAGAAATGTAATTAGATAGAATATAACAAACTAGGAACATTCATTAGAGTGCCTCATACTACTGTCAATGGGACCATCGCAAGGGCACCAGTCACGCACTCCACTTTTCATCAAGATGTGTGCAGTAATTAATGAATTAGTGACAGAAACATTAAACCCCAAGTAATATTTAAATACTGCCATTTAATATAGTGCATCCAAATTGAATATAACAATATAACAACACAACTTCATGAAAATCAGTTAAGCAGTTTTTgagaaattgacaaaaaaaagtaaatgataataataagtaTTAATAATAAATGTACTTTGGCACATttaaaacactttttgaaaatattGAAAAACCAGCAGTATATATTTCTAATACACCTAAATATGTAAAGTCTGTCACTGCCCATTTTAAATCTTTATTTTTTCTGTGATAAAGTTACATAATATTTTAGGTAAACAATGTGAAAAGCTGTAAGAAGAAGATCTGGAACTCTTAATaaaattgttattgttattattttattattttaacagTACCCTGTAAATTTGTTGATCTGTGTTGCAGAGCGTCTACGCCATCCCCACCATGGCCTTTTCCTTCCTTTGCCACACGGCTGTCCTGCCGATTTACTGTGAACTCGACCGGTCAGCACCACGACTCTTTAGCTGCACCTTTAACAGCTTAAGTGTGTCTAATGGGACTTTTCCACTGCTACAGGAACTAGAAAGAACAACCATACCTGACTTATTGGGACTGCTGATAGATGTAATTTTGCACCACATATCTTTACATCAGTAATGGGCAGTCTGCAGCGTATCAGGTTTTCATCATTACATGCTAATGATGCATCACCATAGTACAACAAGAGCAATacaagatttctgacgtccaccagtcCGGAgctggatcacctgcaaaattcagttgaatcttccatgacctaatatctatttgttgtgtaaatgtggtgagaatttgtgaagtagttttgacgtaatccttcaaagcctatataaagtgaaatcttgatccagaatctggatccagatcactatcaaaatttaatggcgtcttctatagtctaatatctatctgtggtgaaaatttcatcaaagtccgtgcagtagttttgacgtaatcctgctaacagtcagataaataaataaacaccagtgattttattacgtccgccaaggacataataacaaCTAACCACATACAGTATCAGATAAAATTGTTTTTCTGTTGTCGTCATCCAGCAGCAGTGGGATCCCTCCTGTGTGGAGTCTTGTGTCACTGATATTGCAGAGTCATAGTTGTTTGTGAGCGCCCAACATTTACCACCTTTTGAACCCAGTCCTTCATGTCTTATTCCTGTTGTGCTGTTTTTTCTGAGTGGTATTGTTCAGCCTCACATTCCTTAGCAAACTTGTTGTTATAGAACAATGTCTTCCTGAACACATTGTCCTTCATTTTCATTCTTAAGGTTTACATTACCGTATTTTGCTGTTAAAAAATGCCACTTGAAGTGGAAAAGgccatataatatataatatacctCCATACATCTGCTCAAATCAAGCAAACATGCTACTGTGGTCAGTAGCTTTCTGTAATGTCCCTACAGTATGGGAAGTAAAGGGGTGTAACCAATTAGCGATCTGTCCCCAGGGTCTCATAAGTACTACACTTCTAGCAGGAGCCACTAATGAAACTGTAACTGAAGCTAGTACTGCGACAGTGGAAAAGTGCTGCATTTAAACACCACGTTGAGTTAATGTCTCCTTGTGCCTTGCAGGCCGAGTAAGACCAGGATGCAGAATGTCACGAATGTCAGTATCAGTCTCAGTTTCCTGGTTTATCTGATTTCTGCCCTGTTTGGCTACCTGACCTTCTACGGTAAGCCATCAGAGAACACCTCACTCAGAACTGTAGCTGCAACGTAAAGTCTAATGTCATCCGTCACCAAGTTCTTGTTTGTTGGTTGTAGCTAATGTGGACTCTGAGCTGCTGTTAAGCTACGATGCCTACCTGCCGTGGGACGTCATGGTGATAACCGTTCGGCTGGCCATCCTCTTGTCTGTGCTGTTGACTGTACCTCTCATCCTCTTCCCCGTAAGTCCCTTCTTCAGGTTTCCTTTTTGTGTTTGTTGCCTACTGTCATCAGAGCCACGAACACTGTGACCTTCTgagtgggttttgtttttttgcacgcTCCAGTCCCGTAAGGCTATGATCTTGCTGCTGCAGGGAGTGCAACCGTTCTCTTGGACAATCCACACGATAGTGACTCTAATTATCCTGAGTGTGGTGTTGCTAATGGCCATCTTTGTTCCCGATATCAAGAATGTCTTTGGGGTTGTGGGTAAGTCCAGCCAGCATTTGGTTGAATGTGGTCATATTCATAAACCATTATTTATTTGCAAACATTATTTTTTTACTTAATCTTTCAGAGCATCTGAAGCTACAGTgcgtaggatttaggggtgtttattagcaaaaATGCTGAATATCTTTCATAATCATGTGTTCATTAGTGCATAacaacctgcaacaatgaatcaatgtgttttcatgagcttagaatgaacccttcatatctacattgtAGTAAACCCCATGTATGGTTGGACgccgccatgttgcaccaccatgttgatacagtagcccaaaagggacatacttaatcTAGACTAGATTAGATTTcagtcagtagatagtcttgcagatagcctgaatttagtgctaaaaaccacacttgataagattgtgcctcctctattaaagccacgccttcccaaagcacagacaccctggttccattgttatttgcgtgaccttaggaagaaggctagagggttggaacggaaatggcgtagttccaaactagaggtgtttcaccttgcgtggcgtgaagctattttagattataagcatgctttattggctacgaagcaggcgtattattctgaattgatcaacaaaaacaagcataactcaaagttcttgtttgatacggtggcatttcttattcatggacagccacctgttggtcattctcttttttcagcacaggactttctggactatttcgaaaagaaaatagaagatattaggttgagcacatctcagcatactttggttgaatcattgtatccagctactgagctggggactactactgaggtgctacctaaattcatggaatttaacagtatctcacaaggtgtgctgacgaaactcgtgatgtctactagaagcacaacttgtttatttgatcctataccaacaaaattgtttaaggatctttggcccattcttgggccaactgtgctggaaattgttaacctttctttcaactctggatctgttccaaattgttttaaatctgtaatggttaaaccactactcaagaaatctaatcttgatcctggtgaattgaaaaattataggccgatatcaaatctatcattctgctctaaaattctggaaaaggtggtttcacggcagcttgtggactatcttactgagaatgacctttttgagccactgcagtctgcttttagaagacatcactccacagaaacagcacttattaaagtagttaatgatcttctgcgagcaatggactcggatactactacagcattggtgttgttggatctcagtgctgcgtttgacacagttgatcatcatattctacttgataggctagaaaactgtttcaggattactggaactgctcttgtgtggctgacgtcttatctgtctggtcgttcccattgtgttttgtgcaatgacactacctctgactttaagggcatgaagtttggggttccgcaggaatccattctgggtcccctgcttttttccctgtatatggcaccccttgggaacattttgcggcgtttcagggttgcttttcattgttatgctgatgatactcagttgtatatgccgatagctgctggaaatcctgtccatataaaatctttacaggactgtcttgcagcagtgagaagttggatgtctagcaactttctacttttgaactctgataagactgaaatgatggttcttggcccagcaagacatcggcaccaatttgatcagctggcgcttagcctaggt harbors:
- the slc38a6 gene encoding probable sodium-coupled neutral amino acid transporter 6 isoform X1, which translates into the protein MSVNSVQHERTADNTEDNETAPLLARAAETRTKGASFISSVFNLMNAIMGSGILGLAYAMSSTGIIGFCILLVIVSSLAAYSIHLLLKLCNQTDINSYEDLGSRALQKPGKVLVALAILIQNMGAMSSYLFILKSELPAAISSFAGSDSTGVAWYEDGRLLLILATVCIVLPLSLLPKIGFLGYTSSLAFFFMLYFAIVVVIKKWSIPCPLQHNVTTFSSTYQISNSSDSECTPKLFVISSKSVYAIPTMAFSFLCHTAVLPIYCELDRPSKTRMQNVTNVSISLSFLVYLISALFGYLTFYANVDSELLLSYDAYLPWDVMVITVRLAILLSVLLTVPLILFPSRKAMILLLQGVQPFSWTIHTIVTLIILSVVLLMAIFVPDIKNVFGVVGSTTSTCLLFIFPGVFYLKISSQSFRSRDSIGAGFLVVFGLIVGVFSLTVIFITWGQRV
- the slc38a6 gene encoding probable sodium-coupled neutral amino acid transporter 6 isoform X2; translated protein: MSVNSVQHERTADNTEDNETAPLLARAAETRTKGASFISSVFNLMNAIMGSGILGLAYAMSSTGIIGFCILLVIVSSLAAYSIHLLLKLCNQTDINSYEDLGSRALQKPGKVLVALAILIQNMGGCLETVAWYEDGRLLLILATVCIVLPLSLLPKIGFLGYTSSLAFFFMLYFAIVVVIKKWSIPCPLQHNVTTFSSTYQISNSSDSECTPKLFVISSKSVYAIPTMAFSFLCHTAVLPIYCELDRPSKTRMQNVTNVSISLSFLVYLISALFGYLTFYANVDSELLLSYDAYLPWDVMVITVRLAILLSVLLTVPLILFPSRKAMILLLQGVQPFSWTIHTIVTLIILSVVLLMAIFVPDIKNVFGVVGSTTSTCLLFIFPGVFYLKISSQSFRSRDSIGAGFLVVFGLIVGVFSLTVIFITWGQRV